In Paenibacillus sp. FSL M7-0420, a single genomic region encodes these proteins:
- a CDS encoding iron-containing alcohol dehydrogenase yields the protein MRKFEFYNPTKLIFGQGTLQALRTEVPKYGKNVLLMYGGGSIKRSGLYDNVIAELAAVGAVVTELAGVEPNPRLSTVHKGVALCREHNIDLILAVGGGSVLDCAKAVAVGAKYEGDMWDFVERKAAPQGALPFGTVLTMAATGSEMNNGSVITNEVTKEKMGWGSIHAYPAFSVLDPENTFSLPRDQTVYGMVDIMSHTLEHYFHTDSNTPLQDGFLEALLRTVIETAPKLIEDLNNYELRETIMYCGTMALNGMVSMGFAGDWATHNIEHAVSAVYDIPHGGGLAILFPQWMRYNLSTNPARFRLLAVNVFGIDPAGKTDEQTGLEGIEALRRFWDSIGAPKTLGDYDIDDSEIGSMADKAVRFGPFGNFRKLERQDVVEIYKLAL from the coding sequence ATGCGCAAGTTTGAATTTTATAACCCGACCAAGCTTATTTTCGGACAGGGAACATTGCAGGCACTCCGTACCGAGGTGCCGAAATACGGTAAGAACGTACTGCTGATGTACGGCGGCGGCAGCATCAAGCGCAGCGGCTTGTACGACAACGTCATCGCTGAGCTGGCAGCGGTTGGTGCCGTAGTTACCGAGCTTGCCGGAGTGGAGCCGAATCCGCGTCTCTCGACGGTACATAAGGGTGTAGCGTTATGCCGCGAGCATAATATCGACCTGATTCTTGCCGTCGGCGGCGGCAGTGTGCTTGATTGTGCCAAGGCGGTGGCCGTCGGAGCGAAATATGAAGGGGATATGTGGGACTTCGTAGAACGCAAGGCCGCACCTCAAGGTGCGCTTCCGTTTGGAACGGTGCTGACAATGGCAGCCACCGGCTCCGAAATGAACAACGGCTCGGTGATCACCAACGAAGTGACCAAGGAGAAAATGGGCTGGGGCAGCATCCATGCCTATCCGGCATTCTCGGTTCTTGACCCGGAGAACACCTTCTCCCTGCCGCGTGACCAGACAGTCTACGGTATGGTGGACATCATGTCCCATACGCTGGAGCATTATTTCCATACAGACAGCAATACGCCCTTACAGGACGGCTTCTTGGAGGCTCTGCTTCGTACGGTCATTGAGACGGCGCCGAAGCTGATTGAGGATCTGAACAACTACGAGCTGCGCGAGACCATTATGTACTGCGGGACGATGGCGCTGAACGGAATGGTCAGCATGGGCTTTGCCGGTGACTGGGCTACGCACAACATTGAGCATGCCGTATCCGCTGTGTATGATATTCCCCACGGCGGCGGCCTGGCGATTCTCTTCCCGCAGTGGATGAGATATAACCTCAGCACGAATCCTGCCCGCTTCCGCCTGCTGGCTGTGAACGTGTTCGGCATTGACCCTGCCGGCAAAACCGATGAACAGACCGGCCTCGAAGGCATTGAAGCGCTCCGCCGCTTCTGGGATTCCATTGGCGCTCCGAAGACGCTCGGCGATTACGACATCGACGACAGCGAAATCGGCAGCATGGCCGACAAGGCGGTCCGCTTCGGTCCGTTCGGCAACTTCCGCAAGCTGGAGCGTCAGGACGTAGTTGAAATTTATAAGCTGGCTTTGTAA
- a CDS encoding protease, producing MQTLYLGCLALGILFAVVSVVVGDLIGSALDGIFDIVSFDFLNPTLLAGGITVFGGAGMLLGRYSGLEDGVILALSLLVAAFVGVLMHLVVVKPMRNSEMSNGFSMNELPGKIGEVTVPVPGTGYGEIMVKFGAGNSLHTAASFEQHALPAGIKVVVVEVREGVALVSEFEERKGVDL from the coding sequence ATGCAAACGCTGTATTTGGGCTGTTTGGCGCTGGGTATTCTTTTTGCTGTAGTCAGTGTAGTGGTAGGCGACCTGATTGGGAGCGCTCTGGACGGGATTTTTGACATCGTATCCTTTGATTTCCTGAATCCTACCCTATTGGCAGGAGGGATCACTGTATTCGGTGGAGCAGGCATGCTGCTGGGCCGCTACAGCGGACTGGAAGATGGCGTGATTCTCGCCTTGTCCCTGCTGGTTGCGGCATTCGTGGGCGTATTGATGCATTTGGTGGTAGTGAAGCCAATGAGGAACAGCGAGATGTCGAACGGCTTCTCCATGAATGAACTGCCGGGTAAGATCGGTGAGGTTACCGTCCCGGTCCCCGGCACAGGCTACGGTGAGATTATGGTGAAGTTCGGTGCAGGCAACAGCCTGCATACGGCGGCCAGCTTCGAGCAGCATGCACTGCCGGCCGGAATCAAGGTTGTAGTAGTTGAGGTACGTGAGGGTGTAGCACTTGTGTCTGAATTCGAAGAGAGAAAAGGAGTGGACTTATGA
- a CDS encoding flotillin family protein, protein MLENIPESLFIPAIVIAVLLVLGLAFWARYKTVGPDEGMIVTGSFLGNNHISDDGSGRKIKIVRGGGAFILPVFQKAEFMSLLSHKLDVTTPEVYTEQGVPVIADGVAIIKVGSSTEDVATAAEQFMGKPIESLKSEAQEVLEGHLRAILGTMTVEEVYRNRDRFAQEVQGVAARDLKKMGLQIVSFTIKDVRDKHGYLEALGKPRIAAVKRDAEIAEAEAVRDARIQKANAEEQGQKAELLRDTNIAEASKENQLKVAAFKRDQDTAKAEADQAYHIQEARAKQTVVEEQMKVELVRKEREIDIQAKEIQVREKQYDAEVKKKAEADRYAVEQAAEADKAKRMREADAVQYSIETQAKATSEQKRLEGQAIADAELAKGKAESEVIRLRGLAEAEAKEKLAEAFQKFGEAAVLDIIVKMLPELAGKIAEPLASIDKLTVVDTGNGEGAARVSNYVTQLMSTAPEMLKSVSGIDVEALIKGLTKGNSEQKDVVRHTAAPITSVVSRPAPAAAPVTPAQPVEPSEHPEG, encoded by the coding sequence ATGCTAGAGAATATTCCAGAATCCCTATTTATACCTGCGATAGTAATCGCTGTACTGCTTGTCCTCGGACTCGCCTTCTGGGCGCGTTACAAGACGGTTGGCCCGGATGAAGGCATGATCGTCACCGGTTCCTTCCTGGGCAACAATCATATATCAGATGATGGCTCCGGCCGCAAAATCAAAATCGTCCGCGGCGGCGGTGCATTCATTCTGCCCGTCTTCCAGAAGGCGGAGTTCATGTCGCTGCTCTCCCATAAGCTCGATGTGACGACCCCGGAGGTCTATACGGAGCAAGGCGTGCCGGTCATTGCCGACGGGGTCGCCATCATCAAGGTAGGCAGCTCCACGGAAGATGTGGCAACGGCAGCCGAGCAGTTCATGGGCAAGCCGATTGAATCCCTGAAGAGCGAAGCGCAGGAAGTGCTGGAAGGACATCTGCGGGCGATTCTTGGTACGATGACCGTAGAAGAGGTCTACCGCAACCGGGACCGCTTCGCCCAGGAGGTTCAGGGGGTTGCCGCCCGTGACCTGAAGAAGATGGGACTTCAGATTGTCTCATTTACCATCAAGGACGTACGCGATAAGCACGGATACCTGGAAGCGCTGGGTAAACCGCGGATTGCCGCAGTGAAGCGGGATGCGGAGATTGCGGAAGCGGAAGCTGTCCGTGACGCGCGGATTCAGAAGGCCAATGCCGAGGAGCAGGGGCAGAAGGCGGAGCTGCTGCGGGATACCAACATTGCCGAAGCATCGAAGGAGAACCAGCTCAAGGTCGCAGCGTTCAAGCGCGATCAGGATACTGCCAAGGCGGAAGCCGATCAGGCGTACCACATTCAGGAGGCGCGTGCCAAGCAGACCGTGGTGGAAGAGCAGATGAAGGTTGAGCTGGTCCGCAAGGAACGCGAAATCGATATTCAGGCGAAGGAAATCCAGGTACGCGAGAAGCAGTATGATGCTGAAGTGAAGAAGAAAGCGGAAGCAGACCGTTATGCGGTAGAGCAGGCGGCGGAAGCCGACAAGGCCAAGCGCATGCGTGAAGCCGATGCTGTGCAGTACAGCATTGAGACTCAGGCTAAGGCAACCTCCGAGCAGAAGCGGCTGGAAGGTCAGGCGATTGCGGATGCAGAGCTGGCCAAAGGTAAAGCAGAGTCTGAAGTTATCCGTCTGCGCGGTCTGGCCGAAGCGGAAGCCAAGGAGAAGCTGGCAGAAGCCTTCCAGAAATTCGGCGAAGCGGCGGTTCTCGATATTATCGTCAAAATGCTGCCTGAGCTGGCCGGGAAGATTGCCGAGCCGCTGGCGTCTATCGACAAGCTGACTGTGGTGGATACCGGCAACGGTGAAGGAGCTGCGCGTGTCAGTAATTATGTGACCCAACTGATGTCGACAGCCCCCGAGATGCTCAAAAGTGTGTCCGGTATTGACGTCGAGGCGCTGATCAAAGGGCTGACGAAGGGCAATTCTGAACAGAAGGATGTTGTCAGACACACAGCAGCACCCATAACCTCTGTGGTCTCAAGACCGGCCCCGGCTGCTGCTCCGGTCACTCCGGCACAACCGGTGGAACCTTCAGAACACCCTGAAGGATAA
- a CDS encoding ABC transporter ATP-binding protein codes for MELILDNIRKSFDSREVLKGIDFTFEQGKIYGLLGRNGAGKTSLFNCLSGEIQMDSGGAFLRRDEVSLPLLEEEIGYVFSLPILPDFLTGYEFVKFYMDINKGKIQADRTIEEYFDIIRFEEADRHRLIKGYSHGMKNKIQMLCFIISRPPLILLDEPLTSFDVVVALEIKKLLREMKQDHIIIFSTHILQLAADLCDELVILNNGTLREIPAETLHSPEFEEQIIALLKDEDHD; via the coding sequence ATGGAGCTTATACTGGATAATATACGCAAGAGCTTTGACAGCAGAGAGGTGCTGAAGGGAATTGACTTCACCTTCGAGCAAGGCAAGATATACGGCTTGCTCGGCCGTAACGGCGCGGGGAAGACCTCGTTGTTCAACTGCCTGAGCGGGGAGATCCAAATGGACAGCGGCGGGGCTTTTCTGCGGAGAGATGAAGTGAGTCTTCCGCTGCTTGAGGAGGAGATCGGCTACGTCTTTTCCTTGCCGATTCTGCCTGACTTCCTGACCGGTTATGAGTTTGTGAAGTTCTACATGGACATCAATAAAGGGAAGATCCAAGCGGACCGGACCATCGAGGAATATTTCGATATCATCCGTTTCGAGGAGGCGGACAGGCACCGTCTGATCAAGGGCTATTCCCACGGGATGAAGAACAAAATTCAGATGCTGTGCTTTATCATCTCCCGTCCGCCGCTGATCCTGCTGGATGAGCCGTTAACCTCGTTCGATGTGGTAGTTGCGCTGGAGATCAAGAAGCTGCTGCGGGAGATGAAGCAGGATCATATCATTATTTTCTCCACTCATATTCTGCAGCTGGCCGCCGATCTCTGCGATGAGCTGGTGATTCTGAATAACGGCACACTGCGGGAGATTCCGGCGGAGACCCTGCACAGTCCGGAATTTGAAGAGCAGATTATTGCCCTGCTGAAGGATGAGGATCATGATTAG
- the glcT gene encoding glucose PTS transporter transcription antiterminator GlcT, with the protein MSSITVGKVLNNNVIIAEHPQYAEVVVIGKGIGFNRKTRDRINLSSVEKMFILRSQEEQEQYKQLVPQVDEKLIEVVQEIVLHIMQSSRQTLNEHIHIALTDHISFAIRRSEQHMAIHNPFLYETREIYPEEYSLAEYAVERINEAMKVTLPPDEIGFVALHIVSALSNRHISEVKQHSQLIGDMVGLVEDNLEYRIPRDSLDYSRLVTHLRFVLERLRRGETVRETSSLDGLMKREYPEMYMLAWKLTKVIEQRVRIPVYPAEVSYLTIHLQRIAQKKEDEPELDL; encoded by the coding sequence GTGAGCAGCATTACCGTGGGCAAGGTGCTTAACAATAACGTGATCATTGCCGAGCATCCCCAGTATGCCGAGGTTGTGGTGATCGGCAAGGGGATCGGCTTCAACCGTAAGACGCGGGACCGGATTAATCTATCCTCTGTGGAGAAGATGTTCATCCTGCGCAGCCAGGAGGAGCAGGAGCAATACAAACAGCTGGTGCCGCAGGTAGACGAGAAGCTGATTGAGGTGGTCCAGGAGATTGTGCTGCATATTATGCAGAGCAGCCGCCAGACACTGAATGAGCATATCCATATTGCTCTTACCGACCATATTTCCTTTGCGATCCGCAGAAGCGAACAGCATATGGCTATTCATAATCCGTTTCTGTACGAGACCCGGGAGATTTATCCGGAGGAATACAGTCTGGCGGAATATGCGGTGGAGCGGATCAATGAGGCGATGAAGGTGACGCTGCCGCCGGATGAGATCGGCTTCGTGGCTCTGCATATTGTCAGTGCGCTTAGCAACCGCCATATCTCCGAGGTGAAGCAGCATTCCCAGCTTATCGGGGATATGGTGGGGCTGGTGGAGGATAATCTGGAATACCGTATTCCGCGGGATTCGCTGGATTATTCAAGGCTGGTGACCCATTTGCGGTTCGTTCTGGAACGTCTGCGCCGGGGAGAGACTGTGCGCGAGACCTCGTCCCTGGATGGACTAATGAAGCGGGAGTATCCCGAGATGTACATGCTTGCCTGGAAGCTGACGAAGGTGATTGAGCAGCGGGTGCGCATTCCGGTATATCCGGCCGAGGTCAGCTATCTGACGATTCATCTGCAGCGTATCGCCCAGAAGAAGGAAGATGAGCCGGAGCTGGACCTGTAG
- the ptsG gene encoding glucose-specific PTS transporter subunit IIBC — translation MFKKLFGVLQRVGKALMLPVAILPAAGLLLGIGNMLVNPDFLQYVPALENHTVQAIATVLMNSGQIVFDNLSLLFAVGVAIGLAGGEGVAGLAAIIGFLVMNVTMGTVVGVNAYVLTWKDFSYSSVLGIPTLQTGVFGGILVGILAASMYKRFFRIELPSYLGFFAGKRFVPIMTAVTSLMLGLALTIVWPPIQHGLNYVSQSMINTNLTLSAFIFGVIERSLIPFGLHHIFYSPFWYEFGSYIDKAGDLVRGDQRIFMQQLRDGVEFTAGTFTTGKYPFMMFGLPAAALAIYHESKPENRRIVGSLMISAALTSFLTGITEPLEFSFLFVAPLLFAVHAVFAGLSFMTMHILDVKIGMTFSGGFIDYVLFGVIPNRTAWWLVIPVGLVLAVIYYFGFRFVIRKFNLKTPGREDDSGDEDEVSTESVSKTGDDLPRNILSALGGKENITHLDACITRLRVEVKDKAGVDKNRLKKLGASGVLEVGNNVQAIFGTRSDTIKSQIQDVMNGRTPAAAPAAPKPELEQQAGEQGDAIIPEDIVSPVNGQLMDITEVPDAVFSQKMTGDGFAFLSEDGKIASPVYGKVFNVFPSKHAIGIMSDGGKEVLVHIGVNTVKLKGQGFTVLVEEGDLVAAGQPIMEVDLEYVKANAPSVISPVIFSNLPEGSSVTLKKPGKVVIGDKDIITIQ, via the coding sequence ATGTTTAAAAAATTATTTGGCGTTCTGCAGAGAGTCGGTAAGGCGCTTATGCTCCCTGTGGCCATTCTGCCTGCGGCGGGCCTGCTGCTTGGAATCGGGAACATGCTGGTTAACCCGGACTTCCTGCAATATGTGCCTGCATTGGAGAACCATACTGTTCAGGCGATAGCCACCGTGCTTATGAACTCCGGGCAAATCGTATTTGATAACCTCTCCCTGCTCTTTGCAGTCGGCGTTGCCATCGGGCTGGCCGGAGGAGAAGGCGTAGCCGGGCTTGCAGCGATTATCGGCTTCCTGGTGATGAACGTAACCATGGGTACGGTAGTGGGCGTCAATGCTTACGTGCTGACCTGGAAGGATTTCTCGTATTCCAGCGTGCTGGGGATTCCCACATTGCAGACAGGGGTGTTCGGTGGTATCCTGGTCGGGATCCTGGCTGCATCCATGTACAAAAGGTTCTTCCGTATAGAATTGCCGTCGTACTTAGGCTTCTTCGCGGGTAAACGGTTCGTACCGATTATGACGGCAGTGACCTCCCTGATGCTTGGTCTTGCGCTCACGATTGTGTGGCCGCCGATCCAGCACGGTCTGAACTATGTGTCACAGAGTATGATTAATACCAACCTGACGCTGTCGGCCTTTATCTTCGGGGTCATCGAGCGTTCCCTGATTCCGTTCGGCCTGCACCATATCTTCTATTCACCGTTCTGGTATGAATTCGGAAGCTATATTGACAAGGCGGGCGATCTGGTCCGCGGCGACCAGCGGATCTTCATGCAGCAGCTCCGTGACGGTGTGGAGTTCACAGCGGGTACATTTACAACCGGTAAATATCCGTTCATGATGTTCGGTCTTCCGGCTGCAGCCCTTGCGATCTACCACGAGTCGAAGCCTGAGAACAGACGGATTGTCGGAAGCTTGATGATCTCCGCAGCGCTGACCTCGTTCCTGACGGGGATTACCGAGCCGCTGGAATTCTCATTCCTGTTCGTGGCTCCGCTGCTGTTCGCCGTCCATGCTGTATTCGCAGGATTGTCCTTCATGACCATGCACATCCTTGATGTTAAAATCGGCATGACCTTCTCCGGCGGGTTCATCGACTATGTGCTGTTCGGCGTCATTCCTAACCGTACCGCCTGGTGGCTGGTTATCCCGGTAGGTCTGGTATTGGCCGTGATCTATTACTTCGGGTTCCGCTTCGTCATCCGTAAGTTTAACCTGAAGACTCCGGGCCGTGAGGATGATTCCGGGGATGAGGATGAAGTAAGCACGGAGAGCGTGTCCAAGACGGGCGACGATCTGCCGCGCAACATTCTGTCCGCCCTGGGCGGCAAAGAGAACATCACCCATCTGGATGCCTGCATCACGCGTCTGCGGGTCGAAGTGAAGGACAAAGCAGGCGTAGACAAGAACCGTCTGAAGAAACTGGGTGCTTCTGGTGTTCTCGAAGTGGGTAACAACGTACAAGCGATCTTCGGCACACGTTCGGACACGATCAAGTCACAGATTCAGGATGTGATGAACGGCAGAACACCGGCTGCAGCCCCTGCTGCTCCGAAGCCGGAGCTTGAACAACAGGCCGGCGAGCAGGGCGATGCTATTATCCCTGAGGATATCGTATCTCCGGTAAACGGCCAGCTGATGGATATTACAGAGGTTCCTGATGCGGTCTTCTCGCAGAAAATGACCGGTGACGGCTTCGCCTTCCTGTCCGAAGACGGCAAGATTGCTTCGCCGGTATACGGCAAGGTATTCAACGTGTTCCCTAGTAAGCATGCCATTGGCATCATGTCAGACGGCGGCAAGGAAGTCCTTGTGCATATCGGGGTCAACACCGTGAAGCTTAAGGGCCAGGGCTTCACGGTTCTGGTGGAGGAAGGCGATCTGGTAGCTGCCGGACAGCCGATTATGGAAGTGGATCTGGAGTATGTGAAGGCGAATGCACCTTCTGTCATCTCTCCGGTCATCTTCTCCAACCTGCCTGAAGGCTCCTCTGTTACGCTGAAGAAGCCCGGCAAAGTAGTTATCGGCGACAAGGATATCATCACCATTCAGTAA
- a CDS encoding HPr family phosphocarrier protein — translation MQTTFRIIDEDGIHARPATALVNTATKFKGTEAFAEAKGKKVTLKSILGVLSLGLEAGDTLTLITEGSEEAEALNALQEVMVKEGLGEVHE, via the coding sequence ATGCAAACAACTTTCAGAATTATTGACGAAGACGGAATTCACGCACGCCCGGCAACAGCGCTGGTAAATACAGCTACAAAATTTAAAGGCACTGAAGCTTTTGCAGAAGCTAAAGGCAAAAAAGTTACCCTTAAATCCATCCTGGGCGTTCTTTCCCTGGGCCTTGAAGCAGGAGATACCCTGACTCTTATTACTGAAGGCAGTGAAGAAGCAGAAGCATTGAACGCGCTACAGGAGGTTATGGTTAAAGAAGGGCTGGGAGAAGTTCATGAATAA
- the ptsP gene encoding phosphoenolpyruvate--protein phosphotransferase: MNKISGIAASAGIAVARAFILEHPDYTITKTAVTDVDAELAKLKDALDKSRGELQTIKERTLAELGEKKAEIFESHLLILDDPELITPVMDKIREESVNADYALNEVAAQFVEMFQNMKSAYLQERAADMRDVTKRVLNHLLGIHYVSPAEISEEVIVIALDLTPSDTAQLNRNFVKGFTTNIGGRTSHSAIMARSLEIPAVVGTKNVMSLVKAGDLVIVDGLSGDVLINPSEAEVAEYTAKQEAYNLQIAEWKKLRDEPTVSADGKHVELAANIGTPNDVTGVIENGGEGVGLYRTEFLYMGRDKLPSEEIQYNAYKTVLENMQGKPVVVRTLDIGGDKELPYLELPKEMNPFLGYRAIRLCLDRQDIFRTQLRALLRASAHGDLRIMFPMIATLGEFRAARDLLLEEKAKLREEGKEVSDSIQLGIMVEIPSTAVLADQFAKEVDFFSIGTNDLIQYTMAADRMNEQVAYLYQPYNPAILRLVKIVIDAAHAEGKWTGMCGEMAGDATAIPLLLGLGLDEFSMSATSILPARSQISKLSAADMKEMAAQALQLGTAEEVAALVQSRVN, translated from the coding sequence ATGAATAAAATTTCAGGAATCGCGGCTTCCGCAGGTATTGCAGTAGCCCGTGCCTTTATCCTGGAACACCCGGACTATACCATTACCAAAACAGCGGTCACGGATGTGGACGCTGAGCTTGCGAAGCTGAAGGATGCCCTGGACAAATCCAGAGGCGAACTTCAGACCATCAAAGAGCGTACCCTGGCTGAGCTTGGCGAGAAGAAGGCGGAGATTTTCGAATCACATCTGCTGATCCTTGATGACCCTGAGCTCATTACCCCTGTAATGGACAAAATCCGTGAGGAATCGGTAAATGCGGACTACGCACTGAATGAAGTAGCTGCTCAATTCGTGGAAATGTTCCAGAACATGAAGAGCGCATACCTGCAGGAACGTGCAGCGGATATGCGTGACGTAACCAAACGTGTGCTGAATCACCTGCTTGGCATTCACTATGTGAGCCCGGCTGAGATCAGTGAAGAGGTTATTGTTATTGCACTGGATCTGACCCCATCGGATACAGCACAGCTTAACCGCAACTTCGTCAAAGGCTTCACCACCAATATCGGCGGACGGACTTCCCATTCGGCCATTATGGCCCGTTCCCTGGAGATTCCGGCGGTTGTGGGCACGAAGAACGTGATGTCCCTGGTCAAAGCAGGCGATCTGGTTATCGTGGATGGTCTGAGCGGCGATGTGCTGATCAACCCTTCGGAAGCTGAAGTGGCCGAGTATACAGCGAAGCAGGAAGCTTACAATCTTCAGATTGCTGAATGGAAAAAGCTCCGCGACGAGCCAACGGTATCTGCCGACGGCAAGCATGTAGAGCTGGCAGCCAACATCGGAACTCCGAATGATGTGACTGGCGTTATTGAGAACGGCGGCGAAGGTGTAGGTCTGTACCGCACCGAGTTCCTCTATATGGGCCGCGACAAGCTGCCTTCCGAAGAGATCCAGTATAATGCCTACAAGACGGTGCTTGAGAATATGCAAGGCAAGCCGGTAGTAGTGCGTACGCTGGATATCGGCGGAGACAAGGAGCTGCCTTATCTGGAGCTGCCGAAGGAAATGAACCCGTTCCTCGGCTACCGTGCGATCCGTCTCTGTCTGGACCGTCAGGATATCTTCCGCACCCAGCTGCGTGCCTTGCTCAGAGCAAGTGCCCACGGCGACCTGCGCATTATGTTCCCGATGATCGCTACCCTTGGTGAATTCCGTGCAGCCCGTGATCTGCTGCTGGAAGAGAAGGCCAAGCTGCGTGAAGAAGGCAAAGAAGTGTCCGACAGCATCCAGCTGGGCATCATGGTAGAGATTCCTTCGACGGCTGTACTGGCGGATCAGTTCGCCAAGGAAGTGGATTTCTTCAGTATCGGAACCAACGACCTTATCCAATATACAATGGCTGCGGACCGTATGAATGAACAGGTAGCCTACCTGTATCAGCCATACAACCCGGCAATTCTGCGACTGGTCAAAATCGTCATTGATGCTGCACACGCCGAAGGCAAGTGGACCGGGATGTGCGGAGAAATGGCGGGGGATGCCACGGCTATTCCTCTGCTGCTCGGTCTTGGTCTCGATGAATTTAGCATGAGCGCTACCTCTATCCTGCCAGCACGCAGCCAGATCTCGAAGCTGTCTGCGGCCGACATGAAGGAAATGGCTGCCCAGGCCCTGCAGCTCGGCACGGCCGAGGAAGTAGCCGCACTGGTGCAATCCCGCGTGAATTAA
- a CDS encoding MFS transporter: MQRFSASQIYLFIVFMMSLAASTIFTTYSIYYVTELGLNPLQLVLVGTVVELTVLVFEGITGVVADTYSRRLSVIIAVFVLGSAFVLEGSIVWIMHPASLLPAFGWLLISQILYGIGWTFLSGADTAWIVDELGEEHTGSLFMRSKIFGLSASLLGIAVSVGLSQVASNLPFLAGGVIYFVLGFILIRYMKETGFIRRERAPHSSAIRELGKTWVSGAAILRHHPLLLLLTVVTLFSGAASEGYDRLWPVFLMNEIGFPEIGVSMAAGFGLISAATTLLGVLAVYMAGKIIDLQKERQVAAALFLLTSVRAGCIILVALAPDFYWAIGAVLLLGVVASVSDPIYTTWLNTKLPSQNRATLLSMISQSDALGQSAGGPVVGYIGSRISIRASLLSAGFLLVPVIALYGRVLRRRS; this comes from the coding sequence GTGCAGAGATTCAGTGCTTCACAGATTTATTTGTTTATCGTATTTATGATGTCTTTGGCGGCCAGTACTATATTTACAACCTACAGTATTTACTATGTAACGGAGCTTGGGCTGAATCCGCTCCAGCTTGTGCTGGTGGGAACCGTTGTGGAGCTCACCGTGCTTGTGTTCGAGGGAATTACCGGAGTGGTCGCTGATACCTATAGCCGCAGACTGTCCGTCATTATTGCCGTGTTCGTACTGGGGAGTGCCTTTGTCCTCGAAGGGAGTATTGTCTGGATCATGCATCCGGCTTCCCTGTTGCCTGCCTTCGGCTGGCTGCTGATCTCCCAGATACTGTACGGGATCGGCTGGACCTTCCTGAGCGGAGCGGATACCGCATGGATCGTGGACGAGCTTGGAGAAGAACATACGGGAAGCCTCTTCATGCGCTCCAAAATATTCGGCTTAAGCGCTTCCCTGTTAGGCATTGCGGTCAGCGTAGGTTTATCCCAGGTTGCGTCCAATCTCCCTTTTCTGGCGGGCGGAGTCATCTATTTCGTCCTGGGGTTCATACTGATCCGGTACATGAAGGAGACGGGGTTCATACGCCGGGAGCGTGCGCCGCATTCCTCTGCTATCCGTGAGCTGGGCAAGACCTGGGTCAGCGGTGCGGCTATTCTGAGGCATCATCCGCTGCTCCTGCTGCTGACGGTTGTAACTTTATTCAGCGGTGCTGCGTCTGAGGGATATGATCGTCTGTGGCCAGTCTTTCTTATGAATGAAATCGGATTCCCGGAGATTGGAGTCTCGATGGCGGCTGGCTTCGGGCTGATCAGTGCGGCGACTACTCTGCTGGGTGTGCTGGCTGTCTATATGGCCGGGAAAATCATTGATTTGCAAAAGGAACGTCAAGTAGCGGCCGCCTTGTTCCTCCTGACATCCGTCCGTGCTGGCTGCATTATACTGGTGGCGCTTGCGCCTGATTTCTACTGGGCGATCGGGGCCGTACTGCTCCTGGGGGTGGTCGCTTCGGTCAGCGACCCGATCTATACCACCTGGCTGAACACGAAGCTGCCATCCCAGAACCGGGCTACGCTCTTGTCGATGATCAGCCAGTCCGATGCCCTGGGCCAGAGCGCAGGCGGTCCGGTTGTAGGTTATATCGGCAGCCGGATCTCTATCAGAGCTTCGCTGCTGTCGGCGGGCTTCCTGCTGGTACCTGTGATTGCGTTATACGGCAGGGTGCTGCGGAGGCGGTCATGA